From Halodesulfovibrio aestuarii DSM 17919 = ATCC 29578, the proteins below share one genomic window:
- a CDS encoding PAS domain-containing protein, producing MLLFRNAKFSIATKFAVAAAIFFSCSGLVVLCALLTLAASSPLTPMDILWLMACCAAITVPCFYYLFNKLCRGMVCRPLEALTYTATELGSAPLPTEIPKEFELDALTMALVRSGEVFSRRMQNATERRSYFESLFKGMPGYVSVVDTSFTIVHANNAFMETFAIAEGRSCRHVCTREFPGGNCPVAKVFISQEPVVVTEEGMYPDGTAALWLVSVSPVFDAMGQLTAAIESRLDISEVVKADVCSLYGT from the coding sequence TTGTTATTATTTCGTAATGCCAAATTTTCTATAGCAACAAAGTTTGCCGTTGCCGCAGCTATATTTTTTAGTTGTTCCGGTCTGGTAGTGCTTTGTGCTCTGCTTACGCTTGCTGCCAGCTCTCCACTCACGCCTATGGACATTCTATGGCTCATGGCTTGTTGTGCCGCTATTACCGTTCCTTGCTTTTATTACTTGTTTAACAAGTTATGTAGAGGAATGGTGTGTCGTCCTCTTGAGGCTCTTACATATACCGCCACAGAGCTTGGAAGTGCTCCTCTTCCTACAGAGATCCCTAAAGAGTTTGAGCTTGATGCGTTGACAATGGCGCTTGTTCGCTCTGGTGAAGTCTTTAGCAGGCGAATGCAAAATGCGACAGAACGTCGTTCCTATTTTGAATCGTTATTTAAGGGTATGCCGGGGTATGTGTCAGTTGTTGATACTTCTTTCACCATTGTTCATGCTAACAATGCATTTATGGAAACATTTGCTATTGCAGAAGGGCGTTCCTGTAGACATGTCTGCACCCGTGAATTTCCCGGTGGTAATTGCCCTGTCGCTAAGGTCTTTATTTCGCAGGAACCTGTGGTCGTAACTGAAGAAGGGATGTACCCTGATGGTACGGCTGCGCTATGGCTTGTGAGTGTTTCCCCTGTTTTTGATGCAATGGGTCAGCTTACCGCTGCCATTGAATCCCGCCTTGATATTTCCGAAGTGGTTAAAG